GTATTTTTCACGTCTGAGGAGGAAGCGGAAGATTCTTTCAGTGGAGAGGAAGTGAAACTTCTCAAGTCAGAATTCAACGATCTAGTGTTATTATTAGGTCGCTGCTTGATTCTCCATGGGAAACTAgtctccaaatctttaaaGAAATCCCATGATTCATTGATTGATCTGTTTGAACAGAATTTTACTGATGAAATTCAAGagcttgaaattgatttggaaagTATAAGAAATGCCAAAATGATTGATACCAAATACTCTGACCATCTTCCTAATTTCCGTCCTTCCTCCATACGGACTGAGAGCATTCACAGTGTTGGAGATAACAGCCGTATTGAAGTGTCATCGGGATCACTTTTATCCGAATCTTCTAGTAGACTGACTAATTTAACAGATGGTACTAGCCGAAGCGCAGCTACAAGAAAGAGGACTGCCTTGAATTGGAGGAGAAATAGATCTTAATTTGAATTACTGATAAGCTAGTAGAATTTAAAAGGCTGAATAGTTGTGTAGTTCCATTATTAAGAACAGAAACAGACTGATTACCAACTTCATTTTTCACCCAATCACATAGGGGACCTTAGGTAACCCTTTTCAGAGATAGTACTCTTACGTAACGTCTTCTCCACTGGAACCTCAACTTTTCGCGCCTCAACTTTCTAGAACAGAAACGGAACCAAGTAAAAAAACTGTCCTACTTTTTTCGCCTTTCTTCATACTTTAATCATGCTCAGAAACGTTTCAAGACAGTTACTACGTTCATCCAAGGTGTACTTGCCACAAGTAGCTGTGGTGAGAACTCAAACACCTGCCTTCGTCTCGCCATCAATCATAAGCAAACGTTTCAACATCACACAATCTGCTTCCACATTGACCAAAGAGGATGTCCTAACCAGAAGTGTCTCTGTGTTGCGGGGATTTGAGGTCAAGACAAAGGATATCGATTTACAAACCACTTTTGTTCAAGATCTTGGAATGGActctttggatttgaaCGATGCTTTAGTCGCTCTGGAAGAGGAATTCGATGTTGTGTTCGATGACAAAACCGCCAATGAGATCAAGACTGTGGgagaagttgttgattttgttctGGCTAACTACTTGCCCACTGAGCAATCCATCAACCATACCATCCGTTAAGTTATTTTAGAAGTGTTGTTTATAGCCAAATAGTTTTACCGAAGGTGATTGGATGTAAGTGCAAGTCGTGTGCAGTCCAACTTGGATTACATGCTGTAGGTAAGAATGAAGCTGGGGTAAAATATAGCAAGTACGAAAAAGAGGACAATTCTGTCTCGCTGATGGATGTTGAAGCAACCCTGTTTGGTTGGCATAGTCTCCTATAGTACCAGCCAACTAGCGCAAGCAGTAGCCATCTTTCTCTTCGTCCTTTAGACGACATCAACTTCGTCTctgattatgtaatcttTGGTATCTACCCCAAAGATCGCGTAGGAATATTAGCTCAAGCTAGGAACCCACAGAAATCATACGAAATGTcgaaagaagaagagaaggCTGCATTGAATTCTAGTGATAACAATTCCATCTACGAAACAGATCCTGAAGATGTTCAGGCTCCAGGAAATCCAATAAGTACATTGGACACCGCAACAGGATTCAGCCTTATTGATGATACCAATCCGCAGGAGATTGCTGCCGATGAAGACTTGGCCGATGAGTTGGCATCTGACTTGGAGTACTTAGACCTGGTCCACTTGAAAGTGAAATCCCTAGAAAATTTGAACCTAGATAGATTTGCCCAATTGACTGGGATATGTCTGCGTCAGAACTTGGTTGACTCTCTGGTCCCACTGAAGGCAATTTCTAAAAAGGATCAGGTGACCGAACTGGATTTCTACGACAATAGAATCAACCATATCAGTAAACACGTTAACGAATTTGAGAATCTAGAAGTGTTGGATCTGTCGTTCAATAAGATCAAGAATATCAAGAATGTGGATCGGCTATCTaagttgaagaagctgtATCTCGTCCAAAACAAGGTGCATGAGATAAAGAATATATCCAATCTCAAATCGTTGGAAACCTTGGAGCTCGGAGGTAATAAA
This window of the Komagataella phaffii GS115 chromosome 2, complete sequence genome carries:
- a CDS encoding Conserved nuclear regulatory subunit of Glc7p type 1 protein serine-threonine phosphatase (PP1), which codes for MSKEEEKAALNSSDNNSIYETDPEDVQAPGNPISTLDTATGFSLIDDTNPQEIAADEDLADELASDLEYLDLVHLKVKSLENLNLDRFAQLTGICLRQNLVDSLVPLKAISKKDQVTELDFYDNRINHISKHVNEFENLEVLDLSFNKIKNIKNVDRLSKLKKLYLVQNKVHEIKNISNLKSLETLELGGNKLTEIGEELLNLSSITDLWLGKNYIQRLQNLDSLKNLEILSIQSNRLTKIEGLEELVNLRELYLADNGISKIENLDKNTKLEVLDLTSNKIEHLENMSHLTSLTDLWFSYNKISSFAEVEKELSKLPQLDTVYFEHNPIQTENPTSYRRKLKLILGSSLQKIDATYIRS